The nucleotide sequence GATGTATCAGGAGATAATATCACGATATATCACGAGACATCGCCGGATCCCCGCTGCTATCGGGACATGTCGCGACAGcgctgcccccccagccccgcccccCCGCGCTCCATGACGGGAATCGCCGAAACGCCGCCGGCACCGGGCGCTGCCCTGACCCCGCAcgggggggacaccggggctgggggggcagagCCCACCCTGAGCCCACCCAAACCCTCTGAGCCCAccctaaacccaccccaaaccctctgagCCCAccctaaacccaccccaaaGCCTCTGAGCCCACCCtgatcccaccccaaaccctctgagCCCACCCTGAGCCCACCCAAACCCTCTGAGCCCACCCTGAGCCCACCCAAACCCTCTGAGCCCAccctaaacccaccccaaaccctctgagCCCACCCtgatcccaccccaaaccctctgagCCCACCCTGAGCCCACCCAAACCCTCTGAGCCCACCCTAAATCCttcaaatcccaccccaaagcctctgagcccaccctgagcccaccccaaaccctctgagctcacccttAAATCCttcaaatcccacccaaaatcccttcaaatcccaccccaaaccctccgAGCCCACCCAAAATCCTCAAATttcacccccaggtcccttcaTTCCACTCTAAACTTTCAGATCCCACCCAAAATCCCGAAAATCCCACCCTAAATCCTGAAAATCCCACCCTAAATCCTCAAATTTcacccaaaacccctcaaatttcaccccaaatccctcagacCCCCCCCCAATTATTTCAATCCGCCTCAAATCCTTCctatcccaccccaaaatcttttttctccccctcccaaaaatcccatttttagcCCCAAATCCTTCCCCTGGCTCTGgatcctcctcctttccttgaGCTGCCTTCGCCGACGCCGTTTTGAGCcaaatttggctttttttgggattttcctccTACGGAACACTCCCCGACAGgctgaaaaatgggaaaaactctTTTAAACCACTGAAAATACCCAATTATTTGAGTATTCCCTCATTTGTTTGTTCTTCACCCTCAACTTTGTGGCCTTTTGGGAATAAAACATCAGAAATTTGAGCcagatttgggtggattttggtctggttttggttttaagtAGTTTTAGGGGAAAAtggagctgagggaggagggatgggggcTGTGCCCTTCCAAATTCTGGTTTTTTGCTTAATCCTAAAAATGAGAATCGTAGAATTGTGAAATTATTCATTTTGGGAATAAAAGGATGGATttagtttgggatttttgggttgtttcaGGGCTTTTTTGGGATCAACACACTTTGAGTTCTTCAAAGTTTCATCCACTTACTTAATCCTAAAACAAAAGTAATGAAGTCATGGAACTGCTCCTCTTGggaataaaaaatggaaaactgagaaggttttggttggttttgtggattttggggtttttttggttggttttgtgggggtttttgggtttttttcattggttttgtggggttttttttgcggGATCCTACCAGGTGTTTTCATGGGAATAGAGAATCATAATGCCTTGCTCTGAGCTCTTCCAAACTCCATTCTCTTTCTGAAATCCCAAAACCGAACATCCCAGAGTTGGGAAATTATGGGAATTATGTTAATTACTAGAATTATGGAATTTATGGAATTTTGAGGTGGAAAAATCTCCCGGATCCCCTCAGGCCCTCACAGCGCCCAAGATGGCGGCACGGCCTCGCTCCGAGCTCTTCCAAACCCCGTCCTTTATCTTCCTTTATCTTAAACCTCCCAAAACCGATCATCCCATAGTTGGGAGATTGTGGGAATTATGGGAATTACGGAATTTATGGAATTGTGGAATTTTGAGGTGGAAAAAGCTCCCGGATCTCCTCAGGCCCTCACAGCGCCCAAGATGGCGGCATGGCCTCGCTCCGAGCTCTTCCAAGCCCCATGCTCCAgcctaaaccccccaaaaccgaACATCCCAGAGTTGGAAAATTACGAGAATTACGGGAATTACAGAATTATGGAATTTTGAGGCGGAAAAAGCCCCCGGATCCCCTCAGGCCCTCACGGCGCCCAAGATGGCGGCGCAGCCTCACCTCAGCCGACCCCCCCCGTTCCCGCCCCGCCGCGCGCGGGGCACGACGGGAACCGCCCTCAGCCGGGACCCGCCATTTTCTGCCGGGAAAGGCGGGAAGGGGGAGATCGAAGCCGCCGCAGCTGCACCGCGGGACCCGCACGGCTCCAGcgccgccgccagcgccgcTCGCAGGTACCGGGAGCGCGGCGGCGGTCGGGGGTCGGTAccggggaggggtgggggggaagcACCGGGAAGGCTCCGGTACCGGGGGAGGGTTGGGGGGGGGGGCCGGGGTCGCCTGAGGAGACGCTGCTCCTTAGTCCCGCCTTCCGTGCGGTGCCGCGCGCTGATTGGCCAGAACGCCGCGGCGTGATTGGCTGCGAGGCACGTCTATCAAAGGCAGGGCGCGTGAGCGCCGCCACCCCGGCGAATCAGCGGGGGGTTCGCGGAGGCTTCTGGGTGTTGCAGTTCGCGACTGCGCCGGCGCCGCGCTCAACCAATCAGGCGCTGGGTTGCCATCACGTGAGGCTGCGCGGGGCGCTGCTGGGAGTTGTAGTCGCGTAGGCCGCGCGCGGCCCTCTCTCCCGgtttttcccgttttttcccgtttttttttccccccgtttctctccccgccgctcccggcgcGCTCAGGCTGTGACGGCCCGGGATGGCCCGCACCAAGCAGACGGCTCGGAAATCCACCGGCGGCAAAGCGCCGCGCAAGCAGCTGGCCACCAAGGCGGCCCGGAAGAGCGCGCCGTCCACGGGGGGCGTCAAGAAACCGCATCGCTACCGGTAACTGGGGaaactggggggactgggagggactgagggggacactggggattctggggacactgggagggactgggggacaTTGGAGACACTGGGGGGACCGGGGAGatactggggggactgggagggactgaggggactgggacagggaggggacgcaggtgggtgacagggacacaggtgggacacagggccccagaggtggcacaggtgagcGTGGGGTGCCCCGTCAgcgtccccaatgtcccccgtgcgtgtccccagccccgggaCTGTGGCGCTGCGCGAGATCCGGCGCTACCAGAAATCCACGGAGCTGCTGATCCGGAAGCTTCCGTTCCAGCGGCTGGTGCGGGAGATCGCGCAGGACTTCAAAACCGACCTGCGCTTCCAGAGCGCGGCCATCGGGGCGctgcaggtgagggacacacctgggacggGTGAGGGACACACGTGGGGACAGCCAGgtacagctgggacaggtgagggacacacctggggacagccaggtaCCGATAGTGACAGTCCAACACCAATCTGCGCTTCCAGAGCGCCGCCAttggtgtcacctgtgtcatcTGTggctgtcacacctgtgtcacacctgtgtccctcacctgtccccaggaggcCAGCGAGGCGTTCCTGGTGGGGCTCTTcgaggacacagggacacaggggtggcacagagggacacaggggtggcacaggtgacCCCATgggtgtccctcacctgtccccaggaggcCAGCGAGGCGTACCTGGTGGGGCTCTTTGAGGACACCAACCTGTGCGCCATCCACGCCAAGCGTGTCACCATCATGCCCAAGGACATCCAGCTGGCGCGGCGCATCCGCGGCGAGCGCgcctgacacagcccaggggccAGGAGCTCCGGCAGCCCCGAAGCCGCGACCCCGGGGCCGATCCTGGGGCTGACCCTGGGCCGATCCTGGGGCCGATCCTGGGGCTGACCCTGGGGCCGATCCTGGGGCTGATCCTGGGGCTGACCCTGGGCCGATCCTGGGCCGATCCTGGGCCGATCCTGGGGCCGATCCTGGGGCTGACCCTGGGCCGATCCTGGGCCGATCCTGGGCCGATCCTGGGGCCGATCCTGGGGCTGACCCTGGGGCCGATCCTGGGGCTGATCCTGGGGCCGATCCTGGGGCTGATCCTGGGCCGATCCTGGGGCTGATCCTGGGGCCGATCCTGGGCCGATCCTGGGGCTGACCCTGGGGCGATCCTGGGGCTGATCCTGGGCCGATCCTGGGCCGATCCTGGGGCTGACCCTGGGGCGATCCTGGGGCTGATCCTGGGGCTGATCCTGGGGCCGATCCTGGGCCGATCCTGGGCCGATCCTGGGGCCGATCCTGGGGCCAATCCTGGGGCTGATCCTGGGCCGATCCTGGGGCTGACCCTGGGGCCGATCCTGGAGCTGACCCTGGGCCGATCCTGGGCCGATCC is from Agelaius phoeniceus isolate bAgePho1 chromosome 36, bAgePho1.hap1, whole genome shotgun sequence and encodes:
- the LOC129134071 gene encoding histone H3.3A; this translates as MARTKQTARKSTGGKAPRKQLATKAARKSAPSTGGVKKPHRYRPGTVALREIRRYQKSTELLIRKLPFQRLVREIAQDFKTDLRFQSAAIGALQEASEAYLVGLFEDTNLCAIHAKRVTIMPKDIQLARRIRGERA